One genomic segment of Kiloniellales bacterium includes these proteins:
- a CDS encoding DUF3750 domain-containing protein, producing the protein MTVAKLAILGLLLLLAGPALAALAGMANLDADWRTASRQPTGIAPDPANTPEAIVQVYGARAFNWRGAFAVHTWIAVKPKGAEVFDVHQVMGWNYWHGGRALVARRDRHPDRLWYGSAPEIYLDRRGPEAEALIDEIEAAIDRYPYAEYYKTWPGPNSNTFVAYVGREVPALRLELPPTAVGKDFLGQTTFAAASPSGTGFQVSLFGLFGILAAVEEGLEITVFGLTFGVDPLDLAIKMPGIGRLAIGEG; encoded by the coding sequence ATGACCGTTGCAAAGCTCGCGATCCTGGGCCTCCTGCTGCTGCTCGCCGGACCGGCGCTGGCGGCGCTGGCCGGCATGGCGAACTTGGACGCCGACTGGCGCACGGCCAGCCGGCAGCCGACCGGCATAGCGCCCGATCCGGCCAACACGCCCGAGGCGATCGTGCAGGTCTACGGCGCCCGCGCGTTCAACTGGCGGGGCGCCTTCGCCGTGCACACCTGGATCGCCGTGAAGCCGAAAGGCGCCGAGGTCTTCGACGTCCACCAGGTGATGGGCTGGAACTACTGGCACGGCGGCCGCGCCCTGGTGGCCCGGCGCGACCGGCATCCCGACCGCCTCTGGTATGGCTCGGCGCCGGAGATCTACCTGGATCGCCGGGGCCCCGAGGCCGAGGCGCTGATCGACGAGATCGAGGCCGCCATCGACCGCTATCCCTATGCCGAGTACTACAAGACCTGGCCGGGGCCGAACTCGAACACCTTCGTCGCCTATGTCGGCCGCGAGGTTCCGGCGCTGCGCCTTGAGCTGCCGCCGACGGCGGTCGGCAAGGACTTCCTGGGCCAGACGACCTTCGCCGCCGCGAGCCCGAGTGGAACCGGCTTCCAGGTGTCGCTGTTCGGTCTGTTCGGCATCCTGGCGGCCGTGGAGGAGGGCCTGGAGATCACGGTCTTCGGACTGACCTTCGGCGTCGACCCGCTCGATCTCGCGATCAAGATGCCCGGGATCGGCCGCCTTGCCATCGGCGAGGGATAG
- a CDS encoding TerB family tellurite resistance protein, translated as MSVWGKILGGAAGFAIGGPLGALLGGLAGHAVDKMRQSTEDGAEAADATKNVAFTIGVIVLGAKMAKADGVVTRDEIGAFKEVFRIPPREMKNVGRLFDQARRDSRGFEPYARQLGRMFRQNPAVLEELLEGLFHIAKADGQVTEAELEYLASVAKIFGLDPERWERVKAANVAAGDADPYGVLGVRRDVSDDDLKGAYRRLVRENHPDKLVAQGMPQEFVDLANEKLAQINAAYDTVRKHRGLD; from the coding sequence ATGAGCGTATGGGGCAAAATCCTCGGCGGTGCGGCCGGCTTCGCGATCGGCGGGCCGCTGGGCGCCCTGCTCGGCGGCCTGGCCGGCCACGCCGTCGACAAGATGCGGCAGAGCACCGAGGACGGCGCCGAGGCGGCCGACGCGACCAAGAACGTCGCCTTCACCATCGGCGTGATCGTGCTGGGCGCCAAGATGGCCAAGGCCGACGGCGTGGTCACCCGCGACGAGATCGGCGCCTTCAAGGAAGTGTTCCGGATCCCGCCCCGCGAGATGAAGAACGTCGGCCGCCTGTTCGACCAGGCGCGTCGGGATTCGCGCGGCTTCGAGCCCTATGCCCGCCAGCTCGGCCGGATGTTCAGGCAGAACCCGGCGGTGCTTGAAGAGCTGCTCGAAGGCCTGTTCCACATCGCCAAGGCCGACGGCCAGGTGACCGAGGCGGAGCTCGAGTACCTGGCCAGCGTGGCCAAGATCTTCGGGCTCGATCCCGAGCGCTGGGAGCGGGTCAAGGCCGCCAACGTCGCGGCCGGCGACGCCGACCCCTACGGCGTGCTCGGCGTCCGGCGCGACGTCAGCGACGACGACCTCAAGGGCGCCTACCGCCGGCTGGTCCGGGAGAACCATCCGGACAAGCTGGTCGCCCAGGGCATGCCCCAGGAGTTCGTCGATCTGGCCAACGAGAAGCTGGCCCAGATCAACGCCGCCTACGACACGGTGCGCAAACATCGCGGCCTGGATTAG